The following nucleotide sequence is from Kineobactrum salinum.
ACTGTCATCTCTGAGGAAGTGGGCATGGATCTTGAGTCCGCCACCCTGGAGCACCTGGGCAGCGCCAAGCGCGTGACCATGGACAAGGACAACACCACCATCATCGACGGCGCCGGCGAAGCCTCCGCCATCGAGAGCCGGGTCAAGGAAGTCCGTGTCCAGATCGAGAACACCTCCTCTGACTACGATCGCGAGAAACTGCAGGAACGTGTGGCCAAGCTGGCTGGCGGTGTCGCAGTCATCAAGGTTGGCGCTGCCACCGAGATCGAAATGAAAGAGAAGAAAGCCCGCGTAGAAGACGCCCTGCACGCTACCCGCGCTGCAGTGGAAGAGGGCGTGGTAGCCGGTGGCGGCGTCGCCCTGATCCGCGCGGTCGATGCGATCCGCGGCCTCAAGGGTGACAACCAGGACCAGAACGCCGGCATCACCGCGGCACTGCGCGCCATGGAGAACCCGCTGCGCCAGATCGTTGCCAACGCCGGTGGCGAAGCCTCAGTGGTACTGGACAAGGTGCGCCAGGGCAAGGGCAACTACGGCTACAACGCCACTACCGGTGAATACGGCGACATGATCGAGCTGGGTATTCTCGACCCCGCCAAGGTCACCCGCACCGCACTGCAGGCCGCTGGCTCTGTCGCTGCGCTGATGATCACCACCCAGGTGATGATCGCCGACGCGCCGGAAGACAAGTCCTCCGGTGGCGGCGGTGGCGGCATGCCCGACATGGGTGGCATGGGCGGCATGGGTGGTATGGGCGGCATGATGTAAGCCCTCCCCAAACTGAAGAACCCCCTTTAACCCCGCCATGTGCGGGGTTTTTTTTGAGTGCCATGTAGAGGGGGGCTATCGGGGCTTTTCCCGATCCGGTGCGTTTCGTGCCTCAACGCACCTATGCTTGGGCTGGGCTTTTCCCTGACTGGTGCGTTTCGTGCCTCAACGCACCCTATGCTTGGGCTGGGGTTTTGCCGGATTGGTGCGTTTCGTGCCTCAACGCACCCTATGCTTGGGTTGGGGTTTTGCCGGATTGGTGCGTTTCGTACCTCAACGCACCCTATGCTTGGGTTGGGGTTTTGCCGGACTGGTGCGTTTCGTGCCTCAACGCACCCTATGCTTGGGTTGGGGTTTTGCCGGACTGGTGCGTTTCGTGCCTCAACGCACCCTATGCTTGGGTTGGGGTTTTGCCGGACTGGTGCGTTTCGTGCCTCAACGCACCCTATGCTTGGGCTGGGGTTTTGCCGGACTGGTGCGTTTCGTACCTCAACGCACCCTATGTCTTGGCGGGGGCTTTCCTGCGGCATAGGGTGCGCTGACGAAGGAAGCGCACCATACGAAAACGCCAAAAAATCTGCCCCAAATTGGCCTTCTGCCCCAGATCGATGTTAAGCAAGACAGACTTACAGGGTGTACAATCAGCCTGGGGACATAACCACAACAAGGAGCACACCATGATTATCGAGTTTATTTTCCGCTGGGCTCACGTGCTGTTCGGGGTCACCTGGATCGGCATGCTGTATTACTTCAACTTCGTGCAAACCGAGTACTTCAAGGAAGCTGAGGCCCCGGCCAAGGCGGACGCGATGAAGAAACTGGCGCCCAGGGCGTTGTGGTGGTTCCGCTGGGGGGCGATGTTTACCTTCCTGACCGGCGTGGTATTGCTGATGTCGGTGCGCGCCTTTAGCTACTTTGAGGCGAGCGCAGTGATCTGGGTCGGTTCCCTGGCCGGTACCCTGATGTTCCTCAACGTCTGGCTGATCATCTGGCCGAAGCAGAAGGTCGTGCTTGGGCTGGCCGAGGGTGACGGGCCGGCGGCTGCTGCCAAGGCGGGCCTGGCATCGCGCACCAACACCCTGTTCTCCGGGCCCATGCTGTTTGGCATGCTGGGGGCCAAACATGCGCCGTTTATTGAAGCCAGTACCACCGGCCTGATCGCCTGCGCCGTGGTCCTGCTGGCGCTGGAAGCCAATGCGCTGTTCGGCAAGCTGGGGCCGCTGGCCAGCGTCAAGGGCGTGATTCACATGAGTGTTGCGCTGACTGTCGTGATCGGGGCGCTGCTGTACCTGCTGTAGCTAACTCGCAGCGCCGGCTCAACCGGGCGGCGGGCCGGTAGCTACGCGCCACAGCCGGCGGTCCGCGCGGTTATTACACCTTTCCGCTGTTCGGCGGCGCTGTATTGCCGTGCCAAGGAATGCCGTTTCTGGTCGATCCCTGCCCATGTATAATGGCCCTCCGTTTTTCCTTGCGCAGCGCCTATTATGTCCCAGGACGATCTCGATCATATTCCCGCCATTGTTCCGACCCGGGACTCCGACGACCACCGCCCCAGCGCCAAATCCCGCGGCAGCAAGCCGGACAATGGCCGGGGCGGTGGCGAGCCCCCTGCCGGCCGCCGGGGTGGTGGGGCGGCGGTGCCGGCGGAGGGGTCGGCATCTGGGCGCGACTGTTTATTACCCTGGCGCTGGTGGTCGCTGCGGTAGCCTGCGCCTGGTCCTGGCAATTGCAGCAGCAACTGGAACAGGCCAACAGCCAGGCGGAGCGCTACGCCAAGCGCATTTCCGATCTCGAGGACCGGCTCTCCGATACCGACGAGGGGCTGAGCCAGAACACCCAGGCGATGGCGGTCAAGATCAAGGAACTGTACTCCGAGGTGGACAAGCTGTGGGCCTCGGCCTGGCGCCGCAACAAGGCCTCCATCGAGGAGCTGGAAGCGACCAGTGCCAGTCAGGGCAAGAAGCTGAGCGCGGCTGAGAAATCGCTGGCGGCGGCGGAGACGCAGCTCAAGGGCGCGGTCGGCGATATCGCCAAGCTCAAGAGCGTGGCCGGTGACCTGGAGCGGCTGATGTCCAGCGCCAAGACCAACCAGGCTGAAGTGGAACGGGTGGCGGACCGGCTCAATCGCATCAATGCGGATCTGGCCAAGATCAACAAGCGCGTGCAGACCAATGAAGAGTGGGTGGATTCGATCAACGCCTTTCGCGGTCAGATCAACCGCACCCTGACCGATCTGCAGACTGCGGTGCGCAACCTGCAAGCGGCGCCCTGAGCCGCTACATCCACCATCAGCCGATACAGGAAAATCCGCCATGAGCGTTATTCGTCAGGATGATTTTATTGCCAGCGTCGCCGACGCGCTGCAGTTTATTTCCTACTACCATCCGCTGGATTTTGTGAAGGCCGTGCATGAGGCCTGGGAGCTGGAACAGAACCTGGCCGCGAAGGATGCGATGGCGCAGATACTGATCAATTCGCGCATGTGTGCGCAGGGTCATCGTCCGATCTGCCAGGATACGGGTATCGTCACCGTATTTTTGAAAATCGGCATGGATGTGCAGTGGGATGCCACCCTGTCGGTGGCCGACATGGTCAACGAGGGTGTACGCCGGGCCTATCTGCACCCCGACAACGTGCTGCGAGCCTCCATCCTCGAAGATCCGGCCGGCGCGCGGCGCAATACCAAAGACAACACCCCAGCGGTGATTCACATGGAGGTGGTGCCCGGCGATACCGTCGATGTGCAGGTCGCGGCCAAGGGCGGCGGCTCGGAAAACAAGTCCAAAATGGCCATGTTGAATCCCTCCGACAGCATCGTCGACTGGGTGGTGAAGACGGTGCCGACCATGGGTGCCGGCTGGTGCCCGCCGGGCATGCTGGGCATCGGCATCGGTGGCACCGCCGAGAAAGCCGCGCTGATGGCCAAGGAATCCCTGATGCAGCCCATCGACATTCACG
It contains:
- a CDS encoding urate hydroxylase PuuD, producing the protein MIIEFIFRWAHVLFGVTWIGMLYYFNFVQTEYFKEAEAPAKADAMKKLAPRALWWFRWGAMFTFLTGVVLLMSVRAFSYFEASAVIWVGSLAGTLMFLNVWLIIWPKQKVVLGLAEGDGPAAAAKAGLASRTNTLFSGPMLFGMLGAKHAPFIEASTTGLIACAVVLLALEANALFGKLGPLASVKGVIHMSVALTVVIGALLYLL